The uncultured Fibrobacter sp. region AACACAGTCGCATGGCTGTACAGCACGCGCAGTTCCGTATGCGGAACAGGCTCCTGGATCCACACGACTCCATCGCGGGTCTTCTGAACTTCTTCAATGAGCGACTTGCATTCGTCAGCAAGTTCAATCGTATCGGGTGCGCCCGCACAGAGCACCACCTGGGCACTCTTGTCGATTTGCGGAATCGCCTGGATAAGCTGGCTGATTCCCTTCTGGCGCGTAATGCGGCCCACGAACAGCACATACGGGCGCTTCGGGTCCACGCCCCACTTGGCAAGGATGCTTTCGTCGAACGTCGGCGCATAAAAATCCGGATCAATACCGTTGTAAATCACCTTCACGCGGTCTTCGGGGACGCCGTAAAGTTTCATCACGTCGCGCTTCATGCCCTGGCTCACGGCAATCACGCCATCGGCAGCTTCGTAGGCAGTACGTTCAATCCAGCAACTCATGGCATACCCGCCAACGCCCAACTGCTCGGCCTTCCACGGGCGGTGCGGTTCCAACGAATGCGTCGTGAGGATAAGCGGGCACTGCAAAAGGCGGCTTGCGAGCACTCCACCAAAATGGCTATACCATGTATGACAATGTATCACATCTATGTCTTTGAGCGATGCTGCCCACTGGAGGTTGATATCGAGCGGCTTGAAAATCTTTTGGAAATGGTCGTCTTCAGGATTCAGCCCCAGCTTGCGCGTAAAGCCCAAAGCGCGGATATTGTCTTCGTCTTCGTCCTGGTCGCCAAAACAGCGCGCCTCGACATGGCAAAGTTTCGAAAGCTCCTGCGTGAGGAACTTGACGTGAATACCTGCACCGCCATAAATTTCCGGCGGAAACTCGTTAGTAAGAATAGCTGCGTTCATGCAATAAAGCTCCGATTACGCCATTAAGATAGCTTTGTTTTTTGCATCATGCAACAAGAAAAATACCTTTTCCGTTTTTATGGCCATCCAGATGACGGAGGTCACTTGATTCGTACGCCATCTGCGCGATAAAGCCCTTCTGCATTGCGAATAATCACATTATTGCGCACCCTCTGTACAAAGGGGGCGTTTTGCTTTTGGGTTGCACTCGGGAGAGCACGCGGGATAGCAGACGATTTGACACTGTTATCCACAATAAAACTTCCGAT contains the following coding sequences:
- the glgA gene encoding glycogen synthase; this translates as MNAAILTNEFPPEIYGGAGIHVKFLTQELSKLCHVEARCFGDQDEDEDNIRALGFTRKLGLNPEDDHFQKIFKPLDINLQWAASLKDIDVIHCHTWYSHFGGVLASRLLQCPLILTTHSLEPHRPWKAEQLGVGGYAMSCWIERTAYEAADGVIAVSQGMKRDVMKLYGVPEDRVKVIYNGIDPDFYAPTFDESILAKWGVDPKRPYVLFVGRITRQKGISQLIQAIPQIDKSAQVVLCAGAPDTIELADECKSLIEEVQKTRDGVVWIQEPVPHTELRVLYSHATVFATPSLYEPFGIINLEAMSCGTPVVGSAVGGIPEIIVDGETGFLVPLKAKSETDFEPADPKAFQTDFANKLNKVLGNPELAKKMGEVSRNRAIDVFSWKSIAKQTYDFYQECIDRYKREGKR